TCAGACGTGTTTGAATTGTGGGTATTCGAAGTGCGGTTGAGCAGCGGTAATCCCCGTAAAGCGCGCTACCGTGCCCTTTACGCTGGCGGACAGGTACAGACCAGTACCAAGATAAGTCAGTCGTTGTTAGCCTAATGCGATGGCTAAGAAGACGACCGAACTTTCACCCCTCCACGCGGAGGCGAAACAACTGCTAGACAAGTCCTGGGAGGAGGTTCTCGCAATCGAGGATCTTGAAGTCGCCAGAGATGCCGTCCTGTCGCCGACGATCTATTCACTTGTCACGGATGGGGGCAGCACCTATCCCTTTATGTTGCTCACCCAGATCCTCGGCAAGGCAGCCGATCCTCAGCTCAATGCTGTATGCATCCAAGAGAGTTCTGAGTTCGAAGGAGCGTGGGACGCCCGAAGCCTTGCGTCCCGGGTGGTCGTCGAGTGGAACAAGTCAGTTGAGAGGCCATTTCAGGGCGCCAATGACGATCCGTACGTTAACAATCCCGCGCGCTACAAGAATTTTGGCACGGAGATGAGAGCGAAAGCGGGGAAGCAGGATGTCTACGACGCACTTGCCGGATTGGTTCAGTCCGCTGAAGACGGCGGACAGGCGGAAGCTAAGCGCCTCATCAAGCTCATTTTGATCGAGGCCCGACGGTCATTAGAAGCCAACAAACGGGACTACTTCGGTCCAGCGAGA
This window of the Rhodanobacter soli genome carries:
- a CDS encoding restriction endonuclease, SacI family yields the protein MAKKTTELSPLHAEAKQLLDKSWEEVLAIEDLEVARDAVLSPTIYSLVTDGGSTYPFMLLTQILGKAADPQLNAVCIQESSEFEGAWDARSLASRVVVEWNKSVERPFQGANDDPYVNNPARYKNFGTEMRAKAGKQDVYDALAGLVQSAEDGGQAEAKRLIKLILIEARRSLEANKRDYFGPARISVDGIMNIVMRFLSVRSNGVRLQLTCYALYQALAEANPSLGEVTSAPTNAADLSSNRTGDVECSRDGNVSLAVEIKDRPIRLGDLTATVLKARKNNVDNVLFVGFSNPLFDDEDGVIGKAAGEFARGIDVNFTHFEQHVFQILLQLSPEQRAAFLRKVHDALHEKGAAYLHVKHWMELLKDI